In the Enterococcus saigonensis genome, one interval contains:
- the nusA gene encoding transcription termination factor NusA yields the protein MSKEMLNALDALEAEKGISKEIVVEALEAALVSAYKRHYGQAQNVEVEFNQKKGDIHVYAVKEVTEEVMDSQLEVSLKEAIKINPAYEIGDKIRFEVTPKDFGRIAAQTAKQVILQRVREAERTIIYNEFSAYEKDIMQGIVERQDNRYIYVNLGKIEAVLSKQDQMPNEFYQPHDRIKVYVSRVENTSKGPQVFVSRSHPDLLRRLFEQEVPEVYDGTVEIVSIAREAGDRSKVAVRSDDPNIDPVGTCVGPKGQRVQAIVNELKGENMDIVEWDEDPAIYIANALNPAEAQDVIFDLDNPRACTVVVPDYQLSLAIGKRGQNARLAAKLTGYKIDIKAESDMEDFYAKLEEGDYIDEGEFANKVVDDTTTSVDEVIENSDMTSDDYENIAFNEEKED from the coding sequence ATGAGTAAAGAAATGTTAAATGCACTAGATGCGTTAGAGGCGGAAAAAGGCATCTCAAAAGAAATCGTGGTGGAAGCCTTAGAAGCTGCTTTGGTTTCGGCTTATAAACGTCATTATGGACAAGCTCAAAACGTAGAAGTTGAATTTAATCAAAAAAAAGGTGATATTCATGTTTACGCTGTTAAAGAAGTAACAGAAGAAGTAATGGATTCACAACTAGAAGTATCTTTAAAAGAAGCGATTAAAATTAATCCCGCTTATGAAATTGGTGATAAAATTCGTTTTGAAGTGACACCAAAAGATTTTGGACGTATTGCTGCCCAAACTGCAAAACAAGTCATTTTACAACGGGTTAGAGAAGCAGAAAGAACAATTATTTATAATGAGTTTTCTGCTTATGAAAAAGATATTATGCAAGGAATTGTTGAGCGTCAAGATAACCGCTATATTTATGTTAATTTAGGTAAAATCGAAGCGGTATTATCAAAACAAGACCAAATGCCTAATGAATTTTACCAACCTCATGATCGAATTAAAGTTTATGTTTCACGAGTGGAGAATACTTCAAAGGGTCCACAAGTTTTTGTAAGTCGTTCTCATCCAGATTTATTACGTCGTTTATTTGAACAAGAAGTACCAGAAGTTTATGATGGTACTGTAGAGATTGTTAGCATTGCAAGAGAAGCTGGGGATCGATCAAAAGTTGCCGTTCGTTCTGATGATCCAAATATTGATCCGGTTGGAACGTGCGTCGGGCCAAAAGGACAACGGGTTCAAGCAATTGTAAATGAACTAAAAGGTGAAAATATGGATATTGTCGAGTGGGATGAAGACCCAGCAATCTACATTGCAAATGCTTTAAATCCCGCGGAAGCACAAGATGTTATCTTTGATTTAGATAATCCTCGGGCTTGTACGGTTGTTGTACCTGATTATCAACTTTCACTAGCCATTGGCAAGCGTGGTCAAAATGCTCGTTTAGCAGCAAAATTAACTGGTTATAAAATTGATATTAAAGCTGAATCTGATATGGAAGACTTTTATGCAAAATTAGAAGAAGGCGACTATATTGATGAAGGTGAGTTTGCTAACAAGGTGGTAGATGACACAACAACTTCAGTAGATGAAGTGATTGAAAACAGCGATATGACTAGCGATGATTACGAGAATATCGCATTTAACGAAGAAAAAGAGGATTAA
- the rnpM gene encoding RNase P modulator RnpM: protein MKKRKIPLRKSIVSGEMKPKKELIRITRSKEGVVAIDPTGKMPGRGAYIAIEPEEVQKAWDKKILDRVLETTLTDAFYQELLDYVTHQKARRELFGNG from the coding sequence ATGAAGAAACGAAAGATCCCTTTACGTAAATCCATTGTTTCCGGTGAAATGAAGCCCAAAAAAGAACTCATACGCATTACACGTTCTAAAGAAGGAGTAGTTGCGATCGATCCAACTGGTAAAATGCCAGGCCGTGGAGCTTATATTGCGATTGAACCAGAAGAAGTACAAAAAGCTTGGGACAAAAAAATTTTGGATCGCGTTTTAGAAACTACTTTAACTGATGCGTTTTATCAAGAACTCCTTGACTACGTTACCCACCAAAAAGCCCGCCGTGAGTTATTTGGCAATGGATAA
- a CDS encoding YlxQ-related RNA-binding protein translates to MDKNKVLNMLGLAMRAGKLVTGEELTLKEIRRNKARLVFIATDAGKNTQKNISDKCTYYKIPYTDRLTALEIGGAIGKPRMVIGILDNGFAKKIGELIQG, encoded by the coding sequence ATGGATAAGAATAAGGTATTAAACATGTTAGGTTTAGCAATGCGCGCTGGAAAGTTGGTCACTGGCGAAGAATTGACTTTAAAAGAAATTCGCCGCAACAAGGCTCGTTTGGTATTCATTGCTACAGATGCTGGCAAAAATACCCAAAAAAATATAAGTGATAAATGCACTTATTATAAAATTCCCTACACAGATCGTTTAACCGCCTTGGAAATTGGGGGTGCGATCGGCAAGCCGCGGATGGTTATTGGCATCTTGGATAATGGTTTTGCCAAAAAGATAGGAGAATTAATACAAGGTTAG
- the infB gene encoding translation initiation factor IF-2: protein MGKKRIYELAKEINKSSKELVDTAQSLGFDVKNHMGAISDTEEKKLRQVVGVSKSTGNAPKPASQPANPDEAKKPEHKKFMTQRNNPKFQNRNNPASKQGQNRNQSPNNARLNGQQNQNRPQNSVNKTQLSQNNRSTNAGSAGDKSALVKSETAKQNSSVNQPVVNKKTEDQKPINNNNQKRSNQTGQPKSAQQAPQQKPQNQKSTTQQKPATQHRPATKSAANTNKPAAKPANNQPAAKADGNKGGNRSNDNRNKNYGQQNRQGGYQQNRNKFKKKGKKGKQQVSNKPAVPPRKFRELPEVLEYTEGMNVADIAKKIHREPAEIIKKLFMMGVMVNQNQALDKDTIELLATDYGIEPQEKIQVDIADIDKFFEAEEVVAENLVPRPPVVTIMGHVDHGKTTLLDTLRHSRVTSGEAGGITQHIGAYQIDIDGKPITFLDTPGHAAFTSMRARGASITDITILVVAADDGVMPQTVEAINHAKAAKVPIIVAVNKIDKPGANPQHVMQELSEYELIPESWGGDTIFVEISAKFGQNIEELLEMILLVAEVEDLKADPKQRAIGTVIEARLDKGKGPVATLLVQQGTLHVGDPIVVGNTYGRVRVMTNDLGRRDKAAGPATPVEITGLNDVPQAGDRFVVFEDEKTARAAGEERAKRALMEQRASNSRVTLDNLFESLKEGELKEVNVIIKADVQGSAEALAASLKKIEVEGVRVNIVHSAVGAINESDVTLAAASNAIIIGFNVRPTPQAKQQADAETVDIRLHRIIYKAIEEIETAMKGLLDPEFEEKITGQMVVRETYKVSKIGTIAGCFVTDGFIRRDSGVRVIRDGIVIYEGVLASLKRFKDDVKEVKQGFECGAMVDKFNDLKVDDVIEAYVMEEIKND from the coding sequence ATGGGAAAAAAACGAATTTATGAACTTGCAAAAGAAATCAACAAATCTAGTAAAGAATTAGTGGATACAGCACAATCTTTAGGATTTGATGTGAAAAATCATATGGGAGCAATCTCAGATACTGAGGAGAAAAAGTTACGCCAAGTCGTTGGTGTAAGCAAAAGTACTGGCAATGCTCCAAAACCTGCATCCCAACCAGCTAACCCAGATGAAGCAAAAAAACCTGAACATAAAAAATTTATGACTCAACGAAATAATCCGAAGTTTCAAAATCGAAATAACCCTGCTAGTAAGCAAGGCCAAAATCGGAATCAAAGCCCCAATAATGCTCGTTTGAATGGACAACAAAATCAAAATCGTCCACAAAATAGCGTAAATAAAACACAACTATCACAAAACAACCGTTCAACTAATGCTGGTTCTGCAGGCGATAAATCTGCTCTAGTAAAATCAGAAACTGCAAAGCAAAATTCATCTGTCAATCAACCAGTAGTGAACAAAAAAACGGAGGATCAAAAGCCTATTAATAATAATAATCAAAAACGGAGCAACCAAACGGGACAACCAAAATCAGCCCAACAGGCTCCGCAACAGAAACCACAAAATCAAAAGTCTACAACACAACAAAAGCCAGCTACACAACATAGACCAGCGACAAAATCAGCGGCGAATACTAATAAACCTGCGGCAAAACCTGCAAATAATCAGCCTGCAGCCAAAGCCGATGGTAATAAAGGTGGTAACCGTAGTAATGATAACCGTAATAAAAATTACGGCCAACAAAACCGTCAAGGTGGCTACCAGCAAAACCGAAATAAATTCAAGAAAAAGGGTAAAAAAGGTAAACAACAAGTTTCTAATAAACCAGCTGTGCCACCACGTAAATTCCGTGAATTACCAGAAGTACTGGAATATACAGAAGGTATGAACGTAGCTGATATTGCGAAAAAGATTCATCGTGAACCAGCAGAAATCATTAAAAAATTGTTTATGATGGGGGTTATGGTTAATCAAAACCAAGCCTTGGATAAAGATACAATTGAACTTTTAGCGACAGATTATGGTATTGAACCACAAGAAAAAATTCAAGTAGATATTGCTGATATCGATAAATTCTTTGAAGCGGAAGAAGTTGTAGCTGAAAACTTAGTTCCCCGTCCACCAGTTGTGACGATTATGGGACACGTCGATCACGGTAAAACAACCTTACTTGATACATTGCGTCATTCTCGTGTTACAAGTGGCGAGGCAGGCGGAATTACGCAACATATTGGAGCTTACCAAATTGATATTGACGGTAAACCAATTACTTTCTTGGATACACCAGGACACGCAGCCTTTACGAGTATGCGTGCACGTGGAGCAAGTATCACAGATATTACTATCTTGGTTGTAGCTGCAGACGATGGTGTAATGCCACAAACAGTAGAAGCGATTAATCACGCAAAAGCTGCGAAAGTGCCAATTATTGTTGCTGTTAATAAAATTGATAAACCAGGTGCTAATCCGCAACACGTTATGCAAGAGTTAAGTGAATATGAATTAATTCCAGAAAGTTGGGGCGGCGATACTATTTTCGTTGAAATTTCAGCGAAGTTTGGGCAAAACATTGAAGAATTATTAGAGATGATTCTATTGGTTGCCGAGGTAGAAGACTTAAAAGCTGATCCTAAACAACGTGCAATTGGTACTGTTATTGAAGCTCGTTTAGATAAAGGGAAAGGTCCAGTTGCAACCTTATTAGTACAACAAGGAACTTTACATGTTGGTGATCCAATTGTTGTCGGTAATACTTATGGACGTGTTCGGGTGATGACAAACGATCTAGGTCGTCGTGATAAAGCGGCAGGTCCTGCAACACCAGTCGAAATTACGGGGCTAAATGATGTACCACAGGCTGGTGATCGTTTTGTTGTGTTTGAAGATGAAAAAACGGCTCGTGCTGCCGGTGAAGAACGTGCGAAACGTGCATTAATGGAACAACGTGCTTCCAATAGCCGCGTAACATTGGATAACTTATTTGAAAGCTTAAAAGAAGGCGAATTAAAAGAAGTTAATGTTATTATAAAAGCTGATGTACAAGGTTCGGCAGAAGCTTTAGCTGCTTCACTGAAGAAAATTGAAGTTGAAGGTGTGCGGGTTAACATTGTCCATTCAGCCGTTGGCGCAATTAATGAAAGTGATGTAACACTTGCAGCAGCAAGTAATGCAATTATTATTGGTTTCAATGTGCGGCCAACACCACAAGCTAAACAACAAGCAGATGCTGAAACAGTAGATATTCGTTTGCATCGTATTATCTATAAAGCAATCGAAGAAATTGAAACAGCAATGAAAGGGTTGCTTGACCCTGAATTCGAAGAGAAAATTACTGGTCAAATGGTAGTTCGTGAAACGTATAAAGTTTCTAAAATAGGTACAATTGCTGGTTGTTTTGTGACTGATGGCTTTATTCGTCGTGACAGTGGCGTACGTGTTATTCGGGATGGTATCGTTATTTATGAAGGCGTGCTTGCTAGCTTGAAGCGTTTTAAAGATGACGTTAAAGAAGTAAAACAAGGTTTCGAATGTGGTGCTATGGTTGATAAATTCAATGACTTAAAAGTTGATGATGTCATTGAGGCTTATGTAATGGAAGAAATCAAAAACGACTAA
- the rbfA gene encoding 30S ribosome-binding factor RbfA yields MANYRDRRVAHEILREVNDILRKRVRDPRVQEVTITDVRVTGDLQQATIFYSILSDLASDKQKAQIGLEKASGLIRRELGQRLTLYKTPEIVFELDSSVQYGNKIDEMIRNLNKDL; encoded by the coding sequence ATGGCCAATTATCGCGATCGTCGTGTTGCCCACGAAATTTTAAGAGAAGTGAATGATATTTTACGTAAAAGAGTGCGGGATCCACGTGTACAAGAAGTTACAATTACAGATGTACGCGTAACGGGTGATTTACAACAAGCGACAATTTTTTACAGTATTTTATCAGATCTTGCTTCTGATAAACAAAAAGCACAAATCGGACTAGAAAAAGCGAGCGGCTTAATTCGTCGTGAGTTAGGTCAACGATTAACGTTGTACAAAACACCAGAAATCGTTTTTGAACTTGATAGTTCTGTGCAATATGGCAACAAAATCGACGAAATGATTCGTAATTTGAACAAAGATTTATAA
- the truB gene encoding tRNA pseudouridine(55) synthase TruB, whose protein sequence is MDGILALWKERGMTSHDCVFKLRKILKTKKIGHGGTLDPDVDGVLPICIGKGTKVIEFMQDSGKVYSGEITLGYTTTTEDKSGEKVEVMPIETPFSDAEIDEVMKSMEGEITQIPPMYSAVKVNGKRLYAYAREGLTVERPKRIAQIKSFRRTTESFFDKKMKTQSWRFEVVCGKGTYVRTLAVDTGKKLGVPAHMSDLTRLESGGLKISQALTLEQVTKAMETQRISKHLLPIEYGVANFERVNIDDKIWQQVKNGMRLSPQTFGLEKMPNEPIALYYAGKVVALYVSNPKEKNKLKPLKMLRTEV, encoded by the coding sequence ATGGACGGCATTTTAGCTTTATGGAAAGAACGGGGCATGACCAGTCATGACTGTGTGTTCAAATTACGGAAAATTTTAAAAACGAAAAAAATCGGTCACGGAGGAACGCTTGATCCAGATGTAGACGGTGTCTTACCCATTTGTATTGGGAAGGGGACTAAAGTGATTGAATTCATGCAAGACAGTGGTAAAGTATATAGTGGTGAAATTACACTGGGGTATACGACTACAACAGAAGATAAATCGGGTGAAAAAGTTGAGGTCATGCCGATTGAAACGCCTTTTAGTGATGCTGAAATTGATGAAGTTATGAAGTCGATGGAAGGTGAAATAACTCAAATACCACCGATGTACTCAGCGGTTAAAGTAAATGGAAAGAGGTTATACGCATACGCGCGGGAAGGTTTGACCGTTGAAAGACCTAAAAGAATAGCCCAGATTAAAAGTTTTCGTCGCACAACTGAATCTTTCTTTGACAAAAAAATGAAGACACAAAGTTGGCGCTTTGAAGTCGTCTGTGGTAAAGGGACTTATGTACGAACCTTAGCTGTTGATACCGGGAAAAAGCTCGGTGTTCCAGCTCATATGTCAGATTTAACCCGTTTAGAAAGTGGTGGGTTAAAAATTTCGCAAGCATTAACGTTAGAACAAGTTACAAAAGCCATGGAAACACAGCGTATTTCAAAACATTTATTACCAATTGAATATGGCGTTGCCAACTTTGAACGAGTTAATATTGATGATAAAATTTGGCAACAAGTTAAAAATGGCATGCGATTATCACCGCAAACTTTCGGCCTAGAGAAAATGCCAAATGAGCCGATTGCTTTATATTATGCGGGAAAAGTTGTAGCTTTATACGTAAGCAATCCAAAAGAAAAAAATAAATTAAAACCTTTAAAAATGTTACGAACTGAGGTCTAA
- the ribF gene encoding riboflavin biosynthesis protein RibF, translated as MKIIEIHHPYTKDQIPNEPVVLVLGFFDGVHRGHQKVILTGKKLAKEKNVKLAVMTFNQHPSVVFKKQEGENLKYLTTLKQKEYHMERLGVDYLYEIEFTSNFAYLKPQDFVDQYIVGLHAVAAVSGFDYTYGPKDIADVAHLPEYAKERFDIVTVAKKTLDGDKISSTRIRDLLDEGNMEEVAKLLGYIYEIEGTVVHGDARGRTLGYPTANIRFKNSVRLPVEGVYVSEIKVAGNWYKAMSSIGHNDTFGEGRKLTVEVFILDFNKDIYGETVRVRFNHLIREQVKFAGAEDLIRQLNQDEEDTRNYFYK; from the coding sequence GTGAAAATCATTGAGATTCATCATCCTTATACAAAAGATCAAATACCAAACGAGCCGGTTGTACTTGTTTTGGGTTTTTTCGATGGTGTTCATCGCGGGCATCAAAAAGTTATTTTGACCGGCAAAAAATTAGCTAAGGAAAAAAACGTCAAATTAGCCGTTATGACTTTTAACCAGCATCCCTCTGTTGTGTTTAAAAAACAAGAAGGGGAGAATTTAAAATATTTAACGACACTAAAGCAAAAGGAATACCACATGGAGCGCCTTGGTGTAGATTATTTATATGAGATTGAATTTACTTCTAATTTTGCTTATCTAAAACCGCAAGATTTTGTCGATCAATATATTGTCGGACTCCATGCGGTTGCTGCCGTAAGTGGTTTTGATTATACTTATGGACCAAAAGATATTGCAGACGTAGCGCATTTACCTGAATATGCTAAAGAGCGTTTTGACATTGTTACTGTTGCCAAAAAAACATTGGATGGTGATAAAATTAGTTCCACTAGAATCCGTGATCTATTGGACGAAGGAAACATGGAAGAGGTTGCAAAGCTACTAGGTTATATCTATGAAATTGAGGGAACTGTTGTTCATGGAGACGCAAGAGGGCGCACACTAGGTTATCCAACAGCGAATATTCGCTTTAAAAATAGTGTTCGTTTACCCGTAGAAGGAGTATATGTTTCAGAAATTAAGGTAGCAGGTAACTGGTATAAAGCAATGAGTTCCATTGGTCATAACGACACCTTTGGAGAAGGCAGGAAACTTACAGTGGAGGTCTTTATCTTAGACTTTAACAAAGATATCTACGGTGAAACAGTCCGTGTTCGCTTTAATCACTTAATCCGAGAACAAGTGAAATTTGCTGGTGCAGAGGATTTGATTAGACAGTTGAATCAAGACGAGGAAGATACTCGTAATTATTTTTATAAATAG
- a CDS encoding flavodoxin — MTVAKIVYASATGNTEGISEILEDALKALAIDVERIEADDADDATFDDADICIVATYTDGDGEVPFDLEDFYDDLSELELEGKVFGVVGSGDSELYPDYFCQAAIDFDQAFEKTGAKRGAELVKIENDADDEDEEVLKAFVTALTKA, encoded by the coding sequence ATGACAGTAGCAAAAATTGTTTATGCAAGTGCAACAGGTAATACAGAAGGAATTTCAGAAATATTAGAAGATGCTTTAAAGGCACTAGCTATTGATGTTGAAAGAATTGAAGCAGATGATGCTGATGATGCAACTTTTGATGATGCAGATATTTGTATCGTGGCCACTTATACAGACGGGGATGGAGAAGTTCCATTTGATTTAGAAGATTTTTATGACGATTTATCCGAATTAGAATTAGAAGGTAAAGTATTTGGTGTCGTTGGTTCAGGTGATAGTGAATTATATCCAGATTATTTCTGTCAGGCGGCAATTGATTTTGATCAAGCTTTTGAAAAAACAGGTGCCAAACGTGGAGCTGAATTAGTTAAGATTGAAAACGATGCAGATGATGAAGATGAAGAGGTGTTAAAAGCTTTTGTAACAGCATTAACAAAAGCATAG
- a CDS encoding sulfide/dihydroorotate dehydrogenase-like FAD/NAD-binding protein, protein MFKIVERRELNSIEFEIFVEAPRIAQKAQAGQFVILRIDHNGERIPLTVVDTEPDKGLVRLIFQVIGKSTAALAKLQTGDSLSDLVGPLGKATEIENYGTVLLVGGGVGIAALFPIIKALKAVGNKVITILGAKNKELLILADECRKYSDELYLMTDDGTLGQKGLVTDAMKFVFAKEKIDTAWAVGPSPMMKFSTLAAKKAGVPIYVSLNPIMVDGTGMCGGCRVTVDKKIKFACVDGPEFLGAGVDWDDFSNRMKQYRDEEQIADTIYKGGMPNGKA, encoded by the coding sequence GTGTTTAAAATAGTAGAGAGAAGAGAATTAAATTCTATTGAATTTGAAATTTTTGTTGAAGCACCGCGAATTGCGCAAAAAGCACAGGCTGGTCAATTTGTTATTTTGCGAATCGACCATAATGGCGAGCGAATTCCTTTGACTGTAGTGGACACAGAACCAGATAAGGGGTTAGTTCGTCTGATTTTTCAAGTGATTGGTAAATCTACTGCTGCTTTAGCAAAGTTACAAACAGGAGATAGTTTGTCAGATCTTGTCGGACCTTTGGGAAAAGCAACAGAAATTGAAAACTATGGAACTGTGTTGTTAGTTGGGGGCGGAGTGGGCATCGCGGCACTGTTTCCAATTATCAAAGCGTTAAAGGCAGTAGGAAACAAGGTTATTACTATTTTAGGGGCCAAGAATAAAGAGCTGCTGATTCTAGCTGATGAATGTAGGAAATATTCAGATGAACTTTATTTGATGACCGATGACGGTACTTTAGGACAAAAAGGTTTAGTTACCGATGCAATGAAGTTTGTTTTTGCCAAAGAAAAAATAGATACTGCTTGGGCAGTGGGGCCAAGTCCCATGATGAAATTTTCTACTTTGGCTGCTAAAAAAGCCGGCGTGCCTATTTATGTTTCGTTAAATCCAATCATGGTAGATGGAACAGGTATGTGTGGTGGTTGCCGTGTAACAGTAGATAAAAAAATTAAATTTGCATGTGTAGATGGTCCAGAATTTTTGGGCGCTGGTGTTGATTGGGATGATTTTAGCAATCGTATGAAACAATATCGTGATGAAGAACAAATTGCTGATACTATTTATAAAGGAGGAATGCCAAATGGCAAAGCGTAG
- the gltA gene encoding NADPH-dependent glutamate synthase produces MAKRSYTKTPMRELAPEIRNRSFSEVALGYSLEEGQLEASRCLQCKNAPCIQNCPVMIDIPGFIKHIEVGDLKSAHEVLSKYTNLPAICGRVCPQEKQCEMTCRLGRSKKFEPVAIGNLERLVADWACQQPIEMISNSKDKGKVAIIGSGPSGLTAAGDLAKLGYDVTIFEALHVPGGVLTYGIPEFRLPKKIVEKEIEIITAQGVTIETNVVVGKTITMEEIQAEFAACYLSVGAGAPNFMNLPGTSLNGVYSSSEYLTRINLMKAYDFPNYDTPVLTSKNVVVIGGGNVAMDAARSAKRLGAKNVAVIYRRSKEELPARKEEYEHSVEEGINYHWQTNPVEYINDGTGKLKAIKCVKIKLGEADESGRRRPIVIPNSEFIITADTAIEAIGQGANRVLLDTFPDLRLNRWGYIEANRETGETNIPGIFAGGDIVTGAATVILAMGAGKVAATQIDSYIQNQKVHV; encoded by the coding sequence ATGGCAAAGCGTAGTTATACTAAGACGCCGATGCGTGAGCTAGCTCCTGAAATTCGCAATCGAAGTTTTTCAGAAGTTGCTTTAGGGTATTCCTTAGAAGAAGGCCAGCTAGAAGCATCACGTTGTTTACAGTGTAAAAATGCACCTTGCATTCAAAATTGTCCCGTAATGATTGATATTCCAGGTTTTATTAAACATATTGAAGTAGGGGATCTAAAATCCGCCCACGAAGTACTAAGTAAATATACAAATTTACCTGCAATTTGTGGCCGCGTCTGTCCGCAAGAAAAACAATGTGAAATGACGTGTCGATTGGGGCGCTCAAAGAAATTTGAGCCAGTTGCCATTGGCAATTTAGAACGCTTGGTGGCTGATTGGGCTTGCCAACAACCCATTGAGATGATTAGCAATTCAAAAGATAAAGGAAAAGTAGCAATTATAGGCTCTGGGCCTTCAGGTTTAACAGCAGCAGGAGATTTAGCTAAACTAGGCTATGATGTTACGATTTTCGAGGCTCTTCATGTACCAGGCGGGGTTTTAACGTATGGAATTCCTGAATTTCGTTTGCCTAAAAAAATTGTGGAAAAAGAAATTGAAATAATCACGGCTCAAGGTGTAACAATTGAGACGAATGTTGTTGTGGGAAAAACAATTACGATGGAAGAAATTCAAGCAGAATTTGCTGCGTGCTATTTGTCTGTTGGTGCAGGAGCGCCAAACTTTATGAATCTACCGGGTACGTCTTTAAATGGTGTATACAGCTCAAGTGAATATTTGACGCGTATTAACTTGATGAAAGCATACGATTTTCCCAATTATGATACGCCTGTTCTTACCTCAAAAAATGTTGTGGTGATTGGCGGAGGGAATGTAGCGATGGATGCTGCACGTTCGGCTAAACGTTTGGGTGCAAAAAATGTTGCAGTTATTTACCGTCGCTCAAAAGAAGAATTACCAGCCAGAAAAGAAGAGTATGAGCATTCTGTTGAAGAAGGAATTAACTATCATTGGCAGACCAATCCGGTTGAGTATATTAATGATGGAACCGGTAAATTAAAAGCAATTAAGTGTGTAAAAATAAAATTAGGAGAAGCGGATGAATCAGGACGGCGGCGACCAATAGTAATACCGAATAGTGAATTTATTATTACTGCTGATACAGCAATTGAAGCGATTGGTCAAGGGGCTAATCGCGTTTTACTCGATACTTTTCCTGATTTACGATTGAATCGTTGGGGATATATTGAGGCTAATCGTGAAACAGGTGAAACCAATATACCTGGGATATTTGCAGGTGGTGATATTGTAACAGGTGCTGCGACAGTTATTTTGGCAATGGGAGCTGGAAAAGTTGCTGCAACGCAAATTGACAGCTATATCCAAAATCAAAAAGTCCATGTATAA